The sequence GGATGATTATATTGCTGTGGACTGCAGGTTTATTAACATAAGGAGAGGACAATTGATCTACGTTTATTCTAAACTGGTACCAGAAGAAGGGGCTGGAGAATTTTGGTTCggaaatgtatgtaaataatgtttttagtttctttatatGTAAATTGCTGTCTACTGTATTCATTTGGCATGCAAAGTCCTCTATATTGCTGCCCAATACTAAAGAAAAGGTACCTTGCCAAAGGAATTCTAAATATATTGCATCCCCAGATCTAACATATCCTGTAactcagtggttctcaacctgtGGTCCATGAGTAAACTCCAAGTGACCTGCAAACAACTTCCAAAATTTGGTAATGCAGTTCTAagtaacacaacaaacagcttgtgattgtgtaaacacgatcatactgaagtgtcattctagGCCCGTGGTTGGGTAAATCCGATGATCCATGTCTTGCTGGGCTTCCATAATTTGCAGCACAACTTGTTAATGCATATTAATGGACAGGGGAAAAGTTGGatttcactgcctgcttgtttgtttttacgtgtgatgtcactgagacgggcatttaatttttaaagtgcGGAGACATTTTCAGCAGCAGAGAAACTAAACAACAAGAAACTCAAtgacaagaaaagaaaacaataaatccaatgtatttgacatAGAATAAATGTTCTCATATAACTGtcttatacagtgctcccccatTATACTGCGGAACAAGTTATAAGGCGGTATGGTCAAGGCTCCCATTtaccccataatgccattacactaacactagtactTTCGTTATAAGGTGGAACATTAACAGCACGTTCTCTTGACTAGGCTCCCAAAAGCGTTATAAAGGGGAGCActtgtatatgtttttacaacatttataaatatcaagaaataagtatataagcagatactatttcatgaactaaatttcagaaaataattgagaatattgtccattattgcttataaagaccctgagaataaatgtgtattatgtcattacaatcactcaggtgaaacaatgtcttattatttcttaaagtatacattttatggttatacagaaacctgagatgccgtttatctacaaagcattcaggaAGTGAAAAGAAATTACTTTTCTTAAAAGAAACGGCAAATTTCAATGCGTAAAATGAAAACTTTCCTTGGCGAACTAGtagcgaagattcaagcccagtAATCTTATTAAGTTAGGggcgttatataaatactttactttctacatgaacttatacatgtacacatacaaatttgtttaaaaatgctgttgtgaaagaAATGTGTGACAAGTGGTACGTGgggaaaaaggttgggaaccactgctttaaaTTGCGGGTATATTTTAATTTGTCACTGACACAGAGAGCTCGTAgaactgtgctttttatttatatcACAACCACTCTGGTAAAATCTGTTTTCTACGGTAAAATGTACTTAACAATGTCAAGCACACAAATATTTAGTCTTCATTGCATTATGAAGACTTTTGTCTAATCACTTCcagaaaacattttgttgtgttctGGTCTCATCTGTTTGCCTCCCTTTCATTCTGACAGGTTTATAACGACCGCTTTGTGGATCAGATGGGTGTCTTAGGCTATTTCCCCAGCAATTTAGTCAAAGAAACTCATGTTTTCCACAAGGGGAAGACAGAAATTATGACAACGGTAAGCAGTGTTTTAGTTGTAGATaatataatttgttaatttgtGAAGTAGAATCTTGCTATTGTTACAAAATGTTGTCTTACACATTTTAAGTTACCAGTATTCCAGTTTAGCTGGCAAGCCTGAAGTAACCTAAACAGAGCCAAGACATTGTAGGTTGTACCAGTCCTGGTCTTCCCCATTTTCTATAAAACCTTTGGGAGGTTAACTCAAGAACAAATGTCCCAACAGTTCTATGTTGCAAGTAAATTAAGAAATGTGTGGGCAACCACGGCACCTGTGATGGacttctgtcattttttttttggagagtaGTTTCTATTAAGTAATGCATCTGACGTTATAATAGGTAACACCATGGCTACAAATAGTATGTACTATGCTCTCAAGTATTACATTTTAGTTGGTGCAATCTGGTGTTGTTGCATTTAACAGGAGGAGAGACTGACTGTTCAATTGTTTGAAACTTACAAATGTTACACTAGTTTGTAGAATTTAGCACTTTTCTGAACTGTCATGGCAGGGAGAGACACAGAGCGAAGTAGTGGTAAACCACAGATTAGAATAGTTTAATTGCATCTTTTTCAATAATAGCTTGGTTAAAATGTAGTAAGTCTCTTTAAAATATCAAAATCCTGAGTGAAATTTGTATCCTGTATTAATGGTGTACAGTAACAGTACAATATAATctaataactttttgtttttaaaacttttgtgaTATGTCTCAATGGTATATTACCTAAATGTTGCTATTTTTTCTATCTATTTCTCAGGATATGGATTTCCACTGCGAATAAAATTGAAGAAGATTGTTTGCACAAAGTCTCTTCAAAATTCAAAATCTTCTGACTTTAAAAGTAgttatgtttgaaataaaaagtgaGAGATAAAGGCTTAATTAGTTGGAACAGTAATTATGCAATGTCTTGCATGTTTCTTGAAATAACATAactttttaacatttcatttttcaaatatgAATTCAACTGTTGTTTTAATGTAATCTGCTCTTACTAATTTGTATGCATAGTTGCATTAAATAAAGCCTTTTAAGGATAGTGTGTTTCATGTCGTTTTTAATCCTCTTCTGTATTGTATTAAGCTTTTAAATGTGAATCCGAGTAAAAGTAGATGAGTCAGATTTATACCTTTTTAATAAAGGAATTTAGACTGCTAATAATcacttgaaaatgtaaatgaaggATCTTTAACCAAAATGACTGATAATCTGGCTCTGAATTAATCTaatcaaaaaattaataaaagttgGTTTAGTCAGATTTAatgcaggaaataaaatatatttaggaCTCCCAAAAAAGGAGTTAAATAACCTGGTTTCAGGACAGTATGAAGAGGAAGGGAAAATAAGACAGGGTAGTGAGACATCCAAACTAAGCCCCTCATTTATAAAATTGAGGCATGTTTTTCAAAGCATGATTTATACCAGTTTGTAactgaatcaaaaaaaaaaaaaatttttttttttttttttaaatgttacaaaaatacaaaacaacctagttatttatatttaatgtttggttttggtttttggaAAACACTATAGGCACACATCCTGCTGGAAGTTTTGTAGCTCAGTTACAGGAAATCATCCAGCTACACTACACAGCAGCATTTGAGGGAAAGCAATTGGTATGGGTAAACATTCAGTCTTATGCACTAAGTAAATAGCAAGCTAGACTTAGTGGCTAAGCTTGGAACAACTGGGTTAGAGTTCTCAGGGCTGAGGAGTTCTTAATCAACGGGTCAGGTGCAACAAGAGAATACCAGTGCTGGGTGTATTTTTGTACAAAGTTAATTGAAGTTAATAAAAAATGTCAGTCCTCAGAAGTTTTTCCCTATCAGTTACTGGTCTATTACAACCTCATGTACGATAAATAGACAGACCAGTATATTTCTGTGACAACACCACCTCTTTTAAACTCCTCAAGCTAACCATTCTTGGGCTTATACATGACCCGTCCTGTGATTTTAGTGTGGTTTAcctgtttgtggcaaagtggttgattgtgtacaggtacAGGTGcgggagtgatgcagtgcgcaatgaCCAGACAGAGATGTGTAGTCCAGTTTtgaaaagtacttttattattttgatacaattcaggtctggtgaccaaacaatgatccctggcaatatacagcaatgtgtagtgcacaggataaataataacaggtttgcagtcccaaacaataaacacaagtatcccttccacaatgtacaaacacagtcaccagtcctgggtgcgtgctgtagtgctcatggtgggtgatacagtttaatgtatAGTGAtgatagtgtagtgctgttctaGGTTTTAtactggcccttagcgacagctctggaacgtatTAGCAGTCTATTaatacacaagtaacaattatagacaagacaaacaaacactcacaataggtttcataatttttttgtaaccaaaacgaaggaacagataacattttgcttcgccccctatttataccgtcactcatgaccccttggtaacgATTGCAGCTGCCATTTGccctccgggtcaatgagttagtgtaccgaagcactgtctcttttctacatgaccaactTCATTTTAACCCTCGGGACGAAGGTCCAGCAAGGCTTCAGATGTCGACCCCGCAAAGGATTGGGCCAAGCAAGTTGCATTCTTGTGCTCTGTCCAAGCAAAGTCAGCAGTGGACAGCTTGAACGCTTCCAGTGAGGATGTGTCATTGAATCATGGCAACTTGGGCACGGGGCCTTGCGATAAAGCAAGCTGCCGGGTACTGGCAGGCAGTGTGAGTGGGCTCCTCCCCGGCGGCAGGGACCCCCCCAGGGTGAACAAGCAGGGGCTGTGTGCTTTCTCTAGTAGGTGATGTCACCTCTCTAGGTTGGCTCCAAAACAAGCGGGAACTCCAACTGGATTCTTTGTGGGCAGCGGAGGCAAGGCTCGGGAGGTGCTGGCTCTTCCTTGGTAGCAGTTGACTGCGGGGTGGGCCGCAAGGGGAGCCTCAAGGTGATGTGATCTCCCATCTGGGCGCCTGTCTCCATCAGCTCTCCAGAGTGCTTTCACCACCGGCATAGCTctcagcacagcaacacagcagattCCCAGAACCGTCCCCAGTCCATTATTAAGTCCATGTTTCGATCGGTCTCTTGCATTGAAGCTGCCTCACCATTACAATACTTTATAGAGGATTGCACTTATTAACTTTTTGCCAGTAAAACTTTCCGCTAATATAAATAAGGGGAGGACAGTTGAGATTGGACGCTATTTCCAGCATATACgttattttaaagtgcaatttgcaccattttcaCTGTCGGGACAATGCAAGTAACACATACTAGGAGGGTCCACGCATCATTGTATATCCAGTTATTACTAttgtgctccccctttataaggcagccctttatacagTGCTTCAGTTGTTTGATTTAAGTATAGTTTCATCCAAACTACTGTTTGTTCCATGTTAGTTCTAGTTGATTTACAATACCAGTCATTTCTGCTGTTTACTGTGTACATGTGCCCAATAATAAGTATATGTTTAGAATCTATCTGAACTGTATGAGTAAGTGTGCTGGTGCATACAGAGCTGATCAAAGACTAATCTGAGAAGGCATGGCATATGACTCATGCCCCATGAAAAGGAGATATCTAGATTTAAAAGCATGTCTTTGCATGCATTATACATTATTTTGATTAAAGCTCAGTAtgacattttacatttgattCGCACTAACTTCAGGATTTTATTCAAAATCATTACCTTGTGTAAAACCTCATTTGTGACTTTTTGGAGGATTAAATGGAATCTTGAATTTTTAAGTCAGTGTGTATCAAACTGCAAGGAGGCATTGTTGAAAGAGGTTGAGTTAAATGAAATTAACAttacatactttttaaaacttaaattagaGACTAGAGCCCAGACATTCAACAAAAATTTAAGTGTTTATAGCTAACATAATAATTCATACCTGGCATGCACTTCCATTCTCTGTATACCTGTAGGTCTCAGCTAGTACTTTACTActgtatgataaaaaaaagtgattttatttCCTTGGTACCAACTCTCTCCATGCCATTTTCCCGTCTTTAAccaattttccctttctgccAAGTTGGACAGGCTTGTTGTTACTTCTATGAAAACTATGTATGTTATGGCCATCTATGACATCTGTCTGTTCAACATGATGAGAGCTAAACAAATATCAATTATCTTATCTCGTATTAGCTTTAATCGTCTTGAtagtgctccaaggaatattcaaggcctttgatctttttttatacccatcccctgacctgtgcctttcaacagttcttttgaaagtgccttggtgctcatggtttagtctttgctttgaaatgcactatccagcagagggaacctataggaactattgaatttatcctgaaatcatgtcaatcactacaatttaacaaaggtggttacacctgagctaatgtaAGATtcttattacaaggggggtgaacacttatccaaccaagctatttcagtttttatttttaataaattttctacaaatttctagaatatttttttttcacttggaaattgcggggtaggatgtgtagataaatgaaaaaaacaaacaaaactattttaatgcattttaattccaggctataaggcaacaaaatgtaaacattttgaaagggggtgtagagttTTTGTAAGCACTGTGTATATAACTCACTGTGTTTCTTGGCATCCTAcatgttaagtgtttgtttgaagAAGGGAAAAcctgtgaccagagggcaatctgtcactctatatctatatataaagcTGAATCAGATTTATTCAGCACTGTTTAGCATACCtggtactgtgttattatttagaTTCACTATTTATCCAGATTTTCAATGAAATCAAGTGGTACTTGTAAAGTACATTGCTAACTCAGCAGACTTTGTTGGACCACCCCTACTTTGCACAGCCCACTGCTCAAGCCATCTATCTGGTGGAATTTTCAGTAAAGCTCTGTATGAAGTTTCTAATTGGTATTCTTCACACAGCAATCTTATGGACTTCAATCTTTCTGTAATGGATTATCAGAGACATGCTGCTCATTTAGTATTCATTGAAACCTAACAAGATTATACAACATTATCAGCACATTGGTACCAAAATAAAAAGCCTTTAGCTTCCGCATATTTGGACATCCTGTTTACTGAAGGAAaacacagaaatactgaaagaccTTGCAGTGTAAGCTTGGTGAGCTTTCAGGGGGTCTCtgttatatatcatttttttgaagacattgaaatcTATTtcaattatatacagtgcctatagaaagtctacaccctctttcaaaaatCAACTTTCGTTGCCTTATAGTCCGGAATTAAAACGCATTAAaatagtagtgttttttttttttcatttatctacacaccctactccacaacttccaagtgaaaaaaatattctagaaatttggagaaaattcattaaaaataaaaacttaaatagcttggttggataagtggacaccccccttgtaatagcaatcctaaattagctcaggtgtaaccaattgccttcaaaatcaaacaaagttaagtggcctccacctgtgttaaattgtagtgattcacatgatttcaggataaattcaacagttcctgtaggttctctctgctgggtagtgaatttcaaaacaaagactcaaccatgagcaccaaggcactttcaaaagaactccgggacaaagttgctgaaaggcacagatgaggggatgggtataaagaaATTTCAAAGGTTTTGAATACCCATTGGAGCaaggtcaagatgattattaagaagtggaaggtgtatggcaccaccaagaccctgcctagatcaggccgtcatTCCAAACTGGAtgccgagcaagaaggagagtgATGAGAGGCTACcgagaggccagtggcaactttacaagtgctacaggcttttatggccaagattggtcaaagtgtgcatgcgacaaaaatatcccaagcactccacaaatctggcctgtatggtaggatggcaagaaggaagccattactcaagaaaacccaccttgaatcctgtttgaagtttgcaaaaaaattctGTAGtaatgtggcaaaaagttttgtggtgtgacgaaactaaaatggaactttttggcctaaatgcaaagccttatgtttggcgcaaacccaacacagcgcatcatccaaagaacaccatccctactgtgaagcatggtggtggcagtatcaagttatggggatgtttctcgtTGGCAGGGACTGgtatttgtcaggatagaagagaaaatgaatggagcaaagtacagagaagtccttgaggaaaaaggaaagctgaaactgggatggaagttcactgttcagcaggacaacgacccaatgcacacagccaaagctacactggagtggctaaggaacaaaaaggtaaatgtccttgagtggtcatGTGTGGCATgaccatcaacgctccccaaggaacttgacagagcttgaacagttttgtaaagaatggtcaaatattgtcaaatctaggtgtacaaagttggtggAGACCCATCCcaacaactgtaattgctgccaaaggggcttccaccaagtattaacgcAGGGGGTATAGACTTATCCAGacttatctttcagttttgtatttttaatgtattctttttgttctcaataaaaacttttttccccttaacagtgtagattatggtgtgtagataagtggaaaaaaatcctcatttatatgcataaaactctgaggcaacaaaatgtgaaaaaatttcaagggggtgtagactttcattAGGCTTTGTATACAGTGATGGATCTTAATGCCAGCATCCTTTAATCCTATATTAAATCTAGTAATGGAGAAATTATTGACCAGCTCgataatattgttaatattatgtAAATACAGGAGGAAAGAAGTGTGCAATAGAGGATTTCGTGTTTTATGTCGAGAGCATTAAGACATGTTTAGACATGCTTGCTCATGCTCATACCTTCCATTAGAAGGTGTAGAAAGTTTCGTTTCTTTTAGTAGTGCTTCCTGGTTTTGGTTTTGATACTTTTATATGGTGCTTACTTGTCACAGAGTGCACAAGCGGTTCTGTTAGGATAAAACTGGTGCTggattgcttcattttttttggtTCTATGTATTGATAACTCAAATTGATTTAAAGTAATTTGCATTTATCCACCACTAGAGGGAACCCTTCACCAACATCTGGCATTTAATTAATTATCATGgtgagctgaaataaaaacaaaaggttaacTACAAATTAAGACAAGAACAACcttatatataataacaattcTTGAATacagtttttgtgatttataagaaTTGAATATGTTATTTGGGATGCCTCTTATTAGCAGTACTCCCATCCAAACTGCAGCGCATAAAACATATGACATATTTCAGTCAGGCTTCCATCCTAGTGACAGTACTGAAACGGCCCTTATCAAAGTGGTAAACGGCGCACTATTATCTTCTGACTTGGGCCTTGCCTCTATTCTCATCCTTCTAGATCTAAGCGCAGCATTCAACACCTTGAGCGCCTTAAGAATGTTGTAGGACTGTCAGGTTGCGCCCTATCTTGGTTTAAATCCTATCTTTCAAATAGGTTACAATATGTTCAAAGGAGGACTCCACTTATGTAGTTACGTGTTGTGTTTCGCAGGGCTCTGTTCTTGGACAAATCTTGTTTTCCCTGTATATGCTCCCCCTGGGTGATATTGTCTGTATAGACAGGGTAAACTCACTGCTCTGCCAATGACACACAATTGTATCTACAATTGTGTAGATACCAGGTTATTCCACATCTGCAAATACCATAACTCCCTGTCTCACTGATATTAAGAAACGGATGTCAACACATTTTCTACTGTTaaattctgataaaacagaggtcatAATTTTGGGGTCAAGAAATCAACAGTGGATCGCTACCTCATTGAATCAAAGACAGAAATTAGAACTCTGGGTGTCATTTTTGACCCCGATCTTTCATTCAAATCCCACATTAGGAAAGTAACTGAAGTGTCTTTTTTCAATCTAAGAAATATTGTTAAATTGAGATGCTTTCTCTCAGTACAGGATGCTGAGACTAATGTATGCCTTTGTAACTTCTAGAATAGATTACTGTAATGCCCTATTTTCTGGTATTCCAAACTATGTTTTGTTCAGATCGcagctagtgcaaaatgctgctgccaggatcctaacGAAAACAAGAAGGTTTTACCATATTACGCTGGTATTGGCATCCCTGCACTGGCTCCCAGTACAatacaggattgattttaaagtccTGCTTTTAACCTATAAAGCCTTAAATGGGTTAGCTCCATCCTACCTGAGTGACTTATTGGTCCCATGTGTTCCAAGCTGCCCACTCTGATATCAGGATGCTGGGTACCTCaccattccaaaaataaaaaaaaaacacagatggcaGAACGTTCGGCTACAGGGCCCCCACATTGTCCAACGAATTGCCAGTTTCTGTAAGGAGGCTCCAGCTATGATGGCTTTTAAAACTAGGCTGAAGACAGTCTGTCATATTTTTATAGTCTACCATATACATGACTACTACTATTCCCACTTTACTGtatggtttgttatttttattattttgttgtacttatgtattttattgtatttaataatttgttGGTCTGCTTCTAATGCTTACTGCTatgtatattttcttgttttgcccATGTGAAGCGCTCTGTGGCAATTTGTTGCAAGgagcgctatattaaataaagattaattgattgacatgtacagtataaaataaaatacatacaacatattgtAGTGTTGAGTGGAAATGAAGGCAGACTCGCATAGGTTTTTCAGTTTCTGGAATGCAGGACTGGTCCTAGGATTTACTGGGTTGCCCAAAATTAGTGCtagtggtctgtgaaaccatccaCTTAATATTGTCGCCCTAAAATTATTAAACCTGCTCTCCACTATACCTCTTTccattatattttattgaatttcTGGAAGGAGGTTTATACCCCTGTGTGTCAACACCCTAGCAGGAGTTAAAGAGCAACAGTATTCAATGGTGGTTATATAAACTAATAACAGTATAAACTATTCTAATACAGAATGCAAATTTGAAGTCACATTTATCTGCAGTATGTTTTTACACTGTTTATAGGAGACAAGCAATAAAGTCTATTTCATTTCATTGTGTTAAACACAATCATAGCTTTATAGCATAAAGATTTCAAATTCTTACAACATTCTAGCATTAGTATTCACTCCTATGAGCTCCACAGCACGTCTGTTAACTCTGCATGAAAGTGACTAAGAGATAATTAAATACCTGCAGAAAGAAATCTCAGAAAAGATGTGGAAGACTAGCTCATGTTGCCTTGGACAGTGTAAAGTGGTGGCGTCACTGACAATCACAAATCACTTTTTTAGACTGAGTAGTATGGAAACAGCATGtctttttgtgatataattttttccccacatacctgtaaatatatCAGATCCTTAACTCTCCCTCACTTTGCATATGGGAAGTCccatgtctgtcttttttttctattgatatTAAAGGGCTACTTTTGAATGTATCATACAACATGTCCTGAAAACCAGCT is a genomic window of Polyodon spathula isolate WHYD16114869_AA chromosome 6, ASM1765450v1, whole genome shotgun sequence containing:
- the LOC121316560 gene encoding otoraplin-like: MVQLLHFIFLISVLGSLHHTVNGIAMEKLANKKLCADEDCAYAISLAKAEDDYIAVDCRFINIRRGQLIYVYSKLVPEEGAGEFWFGNVYNDRFVDQMGVLGYFPSNLVKETHVFHKGKTEIMTTDMDFHCE